In Lotus japonicus ecotype B-129 chromosome 5, LjGifu_v1.2, one genomic interval encodes:
- the LOC130717599 gene encoding ras-related protein RABE1a, translated as MAAPPARARADYDYLIKLLLIGDSGVGKSCLLLRFSDGSFTTSFITTIGIDFKIRTIELDGKRIKLQIWDTAGQERFRTITTAYYRGAMGILLVYDVTDESSFNNIKNWIRNIEQHASDNVNKILVGNKADMDESKRAVPTSKGQALADEYGIKFFETSAKTNLNVDEVFFSIARDIKQRVADNDSKAEPQTLKINQPDQGAGSAQAAQKSACCGS; from the exons ATGGCTGCTCCACCAGCAAGAGCTCGCGCCGATTACGATTACCTTATCAAGCTTCTTCTCATCGGTGATAGCG GTGTTGGTAAAAGTTGCCTTCTTTTGCGTTTCTCAGATGGATCTTTTACAACTAGTTTTATCACAACCATTGG CATTGATTTCAAAATAAGGACCATAGAGCTTGACGGCAAGCGAATCAAGTTGCAAATATGGGATACAGCTGGTCAAGAGCGGTTTCGAACTATTACAActg CTTACTACCGTGGAGCCATGGGTATTTTGCTAGTTTATGATGTCACTGATGAGTCATCTTTTAACA ACATCAAGAATTGGATTCGCAACATTGAGCAGCATGCTTCTGACAATGTCAACAAGATCTTAGTGGGGAATAAGGCTGACATGGATGAAAGCAAAAGG GCTGTTCCAACATCAAAAGGTCAAGCTTTGGCAGATGAATATGGCATCAAGTTTTTCGAAACT AGTGCAAAAACTAATTTGAATGTGGATGAGGTTTTCTTCTCAATAGCCCGGGACATCAAACAAAGGGTTGCAGATAACGACTCAAAGGCTGAG CCCCAGACGCTCAAGATTAACCAACCAGACCAAGGTGCAGGGTCTGCTCAAGCAGCCCAAAAATCTGCTTGCTGTGGCTCTTAA